Proteins encoded within one genomic window of Panicum virgatum strain AP13 chromosome 1N, P.virgatum_v5, whole genome shotgun sequence:
- the LOC120656710 gene encoding probable lipid phosphate phosphatase beta has translation MAPSTTSPSAPAKPALLGGVAELDAAVSLRLHALFLPVPRLLLKALEVAGDGRIWLPVPISLLLLSASPANASGAVSPLLAGLVAGLVIDLALVCLAKVVVRRPRPAYNAKDMYVAVAADHWSFPSGHSSRAFLVAAFLSGGGFQPREALFLWAAATSASRVLLGRHYILDVVAGAFLGVFEAWLSNLLLRFMCARNTFLVC, from the coding sequence ATGGCCCCCTCGaccacctcgccgtcggcgccggcgaagcccgcgctcctcggcggcgtcgcggagctGGACGCGGCCGTATCCCTCCGCCTCCACGCGCTCTTCCTCCCGgtgccgcgcctcctcctcaaggcgctcgaggtcgccggcgacggccgcaTCTGGCTCCCCGTCCCCATCTCCCTGCTCCTCCTCTCGGCCTCCCCCGCCAACGCGTCCGGGGCGGTCTCCCCGCTCCTGGCCGGCCTCGTCGCGGGCCTCGTCATCGACCTCGCCCTCGTCTGCCTCGCCAAGGTCGTcgtccgccgcccgcgcccggcgTACAACGCCAAGGACATgtacgtcgccgtcgccgccgaccaCTGGTCCTTCCCCAGCGGGCACTCCTCCCGCGCCTTCCTCGTCGCGGCCTTCCTCTCCGGCGGTGGCTTCCAGCCCCGCGAGGCGCTCTTCCTCTGGGCCGCCGCGACGTCGGCGTCCAGGGTCCTCCTTGGCCGGCACTACATCCTCGACGTCGTCGCGGGGGCTTTCCTCGGCGTGTTCGAGGCCTGGCTCAGCAACTTGCTCTTGAGATTCATGTGTGCCCGAAACACATTTCTGGTGTGCTAA
- the LOC120656712 gene encoding vesicle-associated protein 1-3-like, whose product MSNTLLRVCPSDLKMPFELKRQNSACLELVNKTDQCVAFKVKTTNPRKYAVRPASGVVPPRGSFSISITMQAPKEIPPDYHCKDKFLVQSIAVDEGTAPKDIVPDLFSKAPGKLVEEFKLRVIYVPANPPSPVPEEAEEEDSLGSDVDHEVKIPSTSNSTSGHGHASTSQTSHYEDISMVSKSGDHESRYAEENKKIQKELELIRKTKPSPGGFSATFVLLIFSLCFLLGYLMLGSRA is encoded by the exons ATGAGTAACACGCTGCTTCGAGTCTGCCCTTCCGACCTGAAGATGCCAT TCGAGCTCAAGAGGCAGAATTCAGCATGCCTGGAGCTCGTCAACAAGACCGATCAGTGCGTGGCTTTCAAG GTGAAGACGACGAACCCTAGGAAGTACGCCGTGCGGCCTGCCTCCGGTGTCGTGCCGCCCAGGGGATCGTTCAGCATCTCAA TTACGATGCAAGCGCCCAAGGAGATTCCCCCGGACTACCACTGCAAGGACAAGTTCCTCGTTCAGAGTATCGCTGTGGACGAGGGGACGGCGCCGAAGGACATTGTCCCTGACCTG TTCAGTAAAGCACCAGGTAAGTTGGTCGAGGAGTTTAAGTTGAGGGTGATCTACGTCCCTGCCAATCCCCCATCTCCTGTGCCTGAGGAAGCAGAGGAAGAGGATTCCCTTGGTTCAGACGTGGACCATGAAGTGAAAATACCATCCACGTCCAATTCT ACATCAGGGCATGGACATGCATCTACATCACAAACTTCACATTACGAG GACATCTCTATGGTATCCAAGTCAGGAGACCACGAAAGTAGATATGCAGAGGAAAACAAGAAGATTCAGAAAGAGCTG GAACTCATTCGGAAAACAAAGCCGTCTCCCGGGGGCTTCTCGGCCACGTTTGTGCTGCTAATCTTCTCGTTATGTTTCCTTCTTGGATACCTGATGTTGGGAAGCAGAGCTTAG